The following proteins are encoded in a genomic region of Sorangiineae bacterium MSr12523:
- a CDS encoding site-specific DNA-methyltransferase, which produces MNATALIAPARTVDTGGHPAARVEQGRGWTMYLGDCHVVLPQLDRVDVIITDPPYSATVHSKSRRGATLPDVNEFGCRHHRAREFGFDAIRPWEVAISSAYFMRLARRWVLVFSDVELSPVWRAKLTRAGAEHIRTGAWWKVGGTPQFTGDRPAPGFEAINIVHPRGRKRWNGGGHAASWAWPPEELPHIFKHPIEANRAGNRHVRRHTAQKPLPLMLELVDVFSDPGETVLDAYAGFATTGVACLRRGRQFIGIERDETSFTDAVARLRAEEMQSTHHAARSGQVALFGGGR; this is translated from the coding sequence ATGAACGCAACTGCGCTCATCGCGCCCGCGCGCACCGTGGATACCGGAGGTCACCCGGCCGCTCGCGTTGAGCAAGGACGCGGATGGACGATGTACCTCGGCGACTGCCATGTCGTTCTGCCGCAGCTCGATCGCGTCGATGTGATCATCACCGATCCACCCTACTCGGCCACCGTTCACTCCAAATCGCGCCGCGGCGCGACGCTGCCCGACGTCAACGAGTTCGGGTGTCGGCATCATCGCGCGCGCGAGTTCGGGTTCGACGCCATCCGCCCTTGGGAGGTCGCGATCTCGTCCGCCTACTTCATGCGGCTCGCTCGCCGGTGGGTGCTCGTGTTCAGCGATGTCGAGCTCTCCCCCGTCTGGCGGGCGAAGTTGACCCGCGCGGGCGCGGAGCACATTCGCACGGGCGCATGGTGGAAGGTGGGCGGAACGCCGCAGTTCACAGGCGACCGTCCGGCTCCGGGGTTCGAGGCGATCAACATCGTGCATCCGCGCGGCCGCAAACGGTGGAACGGCGGGGGACACGCCGCATCGTGGGCGTGGCCGCCGGAGGAGCTCCCACACATTTTCAAGCACCCGATCGAGGCGAATCGCGCTGGCAATCGCCACGTCCGCCGGCATACCGCACAGAAGCCGCTGCCGCTGATGCTCGAACTGGTGGACGTCTTCAGCGACCCCGGCGAGACCGTCCTCGACGCTTACGCGGGATTCGCGACGACGGGCGTTGCGTGCCTTCGCCGCGGCCGACAATTCATCGGCATCGAGCGGGACGAAACGTCGTTCACAGACGCGGTGGCTCGCCTCCGC